The DNA sequence TCTGCATGCCTTTTACTGCAGTCACCATCATTACAGTGAACTGGAACTTCGGGGCGCACTTTTGCCGAATATCAGGTATGCTCTACTGGTTCTTTGTCTTGGAAGGTGTAGCTATACTCTTGATCATTAGCGTGGACCGATTCCTGATCATTGTCCAGCATCAAGACAAGCTGAACCCCCACCGTGCCAAAGTCATGATTGCAATTTCTTGGGCCTTTTCTTTCTGTGTATCTTTCCCTTCAGTGGTTGGGTGGACATTTGTAGAAGTCCCAAGCCGGGCTCCCCAGTGTGTCTTGGGGTACACTGAACTTCCTGCAGACAGAGCTTATGCCGTGATGTTGCTTGTGACCATTTTCTTTGTCCCTTTCAGCATCATGTTATATTCTTACCTTTGCATTTTGAATACTGTCCGGCGGAATACCGTTCGGATCCACAATCACACTGAGAATGTCTGCTTGAGTCAGGTGAGCAAGCTGGGCCTTGTGGTACTCCCAAAGGCTCACCAGATGAATGTGGACATGAGCTTCAAAACCCGAGCCTTCACTACCATTCTCATCCTTTTTGTTGGCTTCTCCCTCTGCTGGTTGCCGCACACAGTCTTCAGCCTAATGTCTGTGTTCAGCAGACAGTTCTACTACGGCCCTTCTTTCTACATCACTAGCACCTGTGTGTTGTGGCTCAGTTACCTCAAGTCAGTGTTCAATCCTGTCATCTACTGTTGGAGGATCAAGAAGTTCCGCGAGGCCTGTCTGGATTTTCtgccaaaaacatttaaactctttcccaaagtgccTGGCCGGACAAAGAGGAGAGTAAGACCAAGCACAATATATGTCTGCAGCGAGAACCAGTCTGCTGTTTAGAAATGCACCAGAATGAGTTCATAGCCAGGAAGAAGACAAAA is a window from the Anolis carolinensis isolate JA03-04 chromosome 3, rAnoCar3.1.pri, whole genome shotgun sequence genome containing:
- the gpr45 gene encoding probable G-protein coupled receptor 45 gives rise to the protein MMACNETPPGIFVALNTSLQLPGSNYRDLPTPLRILLAIIMLLMIAVGFLGNAIVCLIVYQKPAMRSAINLLLATLAFSDIMLSLFCMPFTAVTIITVNWNFGAHFCRISGMLYWFFVLEGVAILLIISVDRFLIIVQHQDKLNPHRAKVMIAISWAFSFCVSFPSVVGWTFVEVPSRAPQCVLGYTELPADRAYAVMLLVTIFFVPFSIMLYSYLCILNTVRRNTVRIHNHTENVCLSQVSKLGLVVLPKAHQMNVDMSFKTRAFTTILILFVGFSLCWLPHTVFSLMSVFSRQFYYGPSFYITSTCVLWLSYLKSVFNPVIYCWRIKKFREACLDFLPKTFKLFPKVPGRTKRRVRPSTIYVCSENQSAV